Proteins encoded within one genomic window of Methanosarcina barkeri str. Wiesmoor:
- the ppsA gene encoding phosphoenolpyruvate synthase, with protein sequence MSDSKNKYIRWFEETTIDDVPIVGGKNASLGEMYRELTSKGVKIPNGFSVTAEAYWHILEAGGILEKLKSMMEGLDTSNIADLARRGKAARDLILGAGIPDDLWQEIKSGYDRLCEQYGEDTDVAVRSSATAEDLPTASFAGQQETYLNIRGYPGLRDACIRCFASLFTDRAISYRVTNKFDHFKVALSIGIMKMVRSDLASSGVIFTLDTETGFRDVVFITGAYGLGENIVQGQVNPDEFYVFKPTFRQGFKPIVKKKVGSKEIKMIYGRGDSKVLTRNVEVPEADRLRFCLSDEEVLKLSGYAIAIEDHYSEKYGESRPMDIEWAKDGITDELFIVQARPETVQSQRRKDILETYVLEKRSEILARGRSVGDKIASGKAHVIPDISDLPSFKPGEILIADTTTPDWEPVMKNAAAIVTNKGGRTCHAAIVSRELGIPAVVGAGNATEVLETGREITVSCAEGEEGLVYDGILPFHKDTLSLKDMKRPKTDIMMNLGNPEEAFGFSMIPNDGIGLARLEFIITSYIKVHPMALVHPEKVKDLKVLQEIEQLTRGYRREDYFVEQLAQGVSTIAAAFYPKPVVVRMSDFKTNEYASLLGGSYFEMEESNPMIGFRGASRYFDERYREGYALECRAMKKVRDEMGLTNLILMIPFCRTVEEARKVIDEMEKNGLKRGENGLQVYVMCEIPNNVLLIDEFSDFFDGFSIGSNDLTQLTLGVDRDSELLAAEFDERDPGVMKIMSMAVQGAKRNGRHSGICGQAPSDFPEIAEFLVKEKINSISLNPDSVMKITLKVLETEKELGR encoded by the coding sequence ATGTCTGATAGCAAAAATAAGTATATTCGCTGGTTTGAAGAGACCACGATCGATGATGTCCCAATTGTCGGCGGAAAGAACGCTTCACTTGGGGAAATGTACAGGGAACTTACTTCAAAGGGGGTAAAGATCCCAAATGGTTTTTCAGTTACTGCTGAGGCTTACTGGCATATTCTTGAAGCCGGAGGAATTCTGGAGAAACTTAAAAGCATGATGGAAGGGCTCGACACCTCGAATATTGCAGACCTTGCAAGAAGGGGAAAAGCTGCAAGAGACCTGATTCTTGGGGCAGGAATTCCGGATGATCTCTGGCAGGAAATTAAATCCGGGTATGACCGCCTCTGTGAGCAATATGGAGAAGATACAGACGTAGCCGTGCGAAGTTCGGCAACGGCTGAAGATTTGCCTACAGCTTCTTTTGCGGGACAGCAGGAGACTTACCTGAATATTCGGGGGTATCCTGGGCTTAGAGATGCGTGTATACGCTGTTTTGCGTCCCTTTTTACGGACAGGGCAATTTCCTACCGCGTAACCAATAAATTTGATCATTTCAAGGTCGCTCTTTCCATAGGAATCATGAAAATGGTCAGGTCGGACCTTGCTTCCAGCGGGGTTATTTTTACCCTGGATACGGAGACCGGCTTTAGAGACGTGGTTTTTATCACAGGTGCATACGGGCTTGGAGAAAATATTGTTCAGGGACAGGTCAACCCCGATGAGTTTTACGTCTTCAAGCCGACTTTCAGGCAGGGTTTTAAGCCGATTGTCAAGAAAAAAGTGGGGAGCAAGGAGATAAAGATGATCTATGGGCGCGGCGATTCAAAAGTGCTTACCAGGAATGTAGAAGTTCCTGAAGCTGACAGGCTGCGCTTCTGTCTCAGTGACGAAGAAGTGCTCAAACTTTCCGGGTATGCTATTGCTATAGAAGACCATTATTCCGAGAAGTATGGGGAATCGCGGCCCATGGACATTGAATGGGCAAAGGACGGCATAACAGATGAACTTTTCATAGTGCAGGCAAGACCTGAAACGGTTCAGTCCCAACGGCGTAAAGATATCCTGGAAACCTATGTACTTGAAAAAAGGTCCGAAATCCTTGCAAGGGGAAGGAGCGTAGGCGACAAAATCGCATCCGGAAAAGCTCATGTAATTCCTGATATCTCAGACTTGCCTTCTTTTAAACCAGGAGAAATCCTGATTGCGGATACCACGACTCCAGACTGGGAGCCTGTAATGAAAAACGCGGCTGCGATTGTCACGAACAAAGGAGGACGGACCTGCCATGCAGCGATTGTCAGCCGGGAGCTGGGGATTCCTGCAGTTGTAGGAGCAGGCAATGCAACCGAAGTACTTGAAACAGGCAGGGAAATTACGGTTAGCTGTGCCGAAGGCGAGGAAGGGCTTGTATACGATGGAATTCTTCCTTTTCACAAAGATACCCTGAGCCTGAAAGATATGAAGCGCCCGAAAACCGATATTATGATGAACCTCGGAAACCCGGAAGAGGCTTTTGGCTTTTCCATGATCCCTAACGACGGAATAGGGCTTGCAAGGCTGGAGTTTATCATTACGAGCTATATCAAGGTCCACCCGATGGCTCTTGTGCACCCTGAAAAGGTCAAAGACCTTAAAGTTCTTCAGGAAATCGAGCAGCTTACCCGAGGCTACAGAAGAGAAGATTATTTTGTCGAGCAGCTTGCCCAGGGAGTTAGCACCATTGCTGCGGCTTTCTATCCTAAGCCGGTTGTAGTTCGTATGAGCGACTTCAAGACCAATGAGTACGCAAGCCTGCTTGGGGGCAGCTACTTTGAAATGGAGGAAAGCAACCCTATGATAGGGTTCAGGGGAGCTTCCCGCTATTTTGATGAGCGTTACAGGGAAGGATATGCTCTTGAGTGCAGGGCTATGAAAAAGGTCAGGGACGAAATGGGGCTTACAAACCTTATTCTTATGATTCCTTTCTGCAGAACGGTTGAAGAAGCGCGGAAAGTTATTGATGAAATGGAAAAAAACGGGCTCAAAAGGGGAGAAAACGGGCTTCAGGTCTATGTAATGTGCGAAATTCCAAACAATGTTCTGCTTATCGACGAATTCAGTGACTTCTTCGACGGCTTCTCAATAGGTTCAAATGACCTGACCCAGTTGACCCTTGGCGTTGATAGGGATTCCGAACTTCTTGCCGCTGAATTCGATGAGCGGGACCCAGGGGTTATGAAAATTATGTCAATGGCTGTCCAGGGAGCAAAACGTAATGGAAGACATAGCGGAATTTGCGGACAGGCTCCAAGCGACTTTCCTGAAATTGCGGAGTTCCTGGTAAAAGAGAAAATAAATTCTATTTCACTTAATCCCGATTCGGTTATGAAAATCACCCTTAAAGTTCTGGAGACTGAAAAAGAACTTGGAAGGTAG
- a CDS encoding MarC family protein, protein MDSLRVVGEILLFSIAFDMMHAKISRESITEEDISQSQEREDIWVFPIGLPLLIGPGEISTVIVLMGSTENIEHKIIILISIIFTFILCLYIFLLSRRIHKFIGYNGMLVFTKLMGLLLAALAVNLTSAGLKNIFSLTK, encoded by the coding sequence GTGGATTCATTGAGGGTTGTAGGAGAGATATTGCTTTTTAGCATTGCCTTTGATATGATGCATGCCAAAATCTCAAGAGAAAGCATTACTGAAGAAGATATTTCGCAGTCCCAGGAACGTGAAGATATCTGGGTATTTCCCATAGGTCTGCCTCTTCTTATAGGCCCAGGTGAAATTAGCACGGTAATTGTCCTGATGGGAAGTACAGAAAACATTGAGCATAAAATAATAATCCTCATATCAATCATATTTACTTTCATTCTCTGCCTGTACATCTTCCTCTTATCAAGAAGAATCCATAAATTCATAGGATATAATGGAATGCTGGTCTTTACAAAGCTCATGGGACTTCTGCTTGCAGCGCTTGCAGTAAACCTTACCTCAGCAGGTTTAAAAAACATATTTAGTTTAACGAAATAA
- a CDS encoding DEAD/DEAH box helicase family protein produces the protein MSTYEDILSCFPMDHIRPEQVQMLKGVADALDEGKKYILIEAPTGCGKSPVAIALCRYFQGGYICTDQISLQKQYLRDFKYAVQAIGRSNFVCKQASIGKRPGEEVYCDRGTCTFDNDFGCPGRPIVNKEELITEGDPRFAAISASRGTVAGNFQYGKRSKIV, from the coding sequence ATGAGCACTTATGAGGACATTCTATCTTGTTTTCCTATGGATCATATCAGGCCAGAACAAGTCCAGATGTTGAAAGGTGTTGCAGACGCTTTAGATGAGGGGAAGAAGTACATACTAATCGAAGCCCCAACTGGTTGTGGGAAATCTCCGGTTGCAATAGCACTTTGTAGGTACTTCCAAGGTGGGTACATATGCACCGATCAAATAAGTTTACAGAAACAGTATTTAAGGGACTTTAAGTATGCAGTTCAAGCTATAGGCAGATCAAACTTCGTTTGCAAACAAGCATCAATAGGAAAGAGACCCGGAGAAGAAGTTTACTGTGACAGGGGTACTTGCACTTTTGACAACGATTTTGGATGCCCTGGACGTCCCATTGTAAATAAAGAAGAGCTAATTACAGAAGGAGATCCCAGATTCGCGGCAATTTCTGCAAGTAGGGGCACGGTTGCTGGAAATTTTCAATATGGCAAAAGGTCGAAAATTGTGTAA
- a CDS encoding pentapeptide repeat-containing protein: MDFKEVIKKYKQFKIPSLSIISEKAKQYSKTSLLIVVIFAVFLVLALQYVPHWQVAQFGIMNPKYLAEMENNYRATLAQIFGGVAVGIGIYFAWGNLTTTREGQITERFTRAVDQLGNENMEIRLGGIYALERISKESEKDYWPIMEILTAYVRKNSSVEVIENVETQTMASSDIQAVLTVIGRRKYSFQSGEPSYLDLHGTYLEGVNLNGVNLERANFTGVNLNRANLERANFKYAKLDGANLEGASLSYANLENANLIKTNLIFAQLYGANLKLANLSSAYLIYANLRKTNLEWAFLKCAYFSKAILEGACLEKAYLVETIGLSVDQLSRVKTLYNTELDEELEIPLRERYPALFEKPDE, encoded by the coding sequence ATGGATTTTAAGGAAGTAATTAAAAAATATAAACAATTTAAGATCCCATCTTTATCTATAATTTCTGAGAAGGCAAAACAATACTCAAAGACTTCTCTATTAATTGTTGTTATCTTTGCAGTGTTTTTGGTTTTAGCACTGCAATATGTTCCGCACTGGCAAGTCGCTCAATTTGGAATTATGAACCCAAAATACTTAGCTGAGATGGAAAATAACTATCGTGCTACATTAGCTCAAATATTTGGTGGCGTTGCTGTTGGGATTGGTATTTATTTTGCTTGGGGAAACCTTACAACTACTAGAGAAGGACAGATAACTGAACGTTTCACTAGGGCTGTTGATCAGCTAGGAAATGAAAATATGGAGATTCGTTTAGGTGGAATATATGCACTTGAAAGAATCTCAAAAGAGTCTGAAAAAGACTACTGGCCAATCATGGAGATTTTAACCGCTTATGTTAGAAAGAATTCCAGTGTTGAAGTAATTGAAAACGTTGAAACCCAAACGATGGCATCATCAGATATTCAAGCAGTTCTTACTGTCATTGGAAGGCGCAAATATTCTTTTCAGTCTGGAGAGCCTAGTTACTTGGATTTACATGGAACTTATTTAGAGGGGGTTAACCTTAATGGGGTTAATCTTGAACGAGCGAATTTCACAGGGGTTAACCTTAATAGAGCTAACCTTGAAAGGGCTAACTTTAAATACGCTAAACTTGATGGAGCAAATCTTGAAGGAGCTAGTCTTTCATATGCTAACCTTGAAAATGCTAACCTTATAAAAACTAACCTTATCTTCGCTCAACTCTATGGAGCTAACCTTAAATTGGCTAATCTTTCATCTGCTTACCTAATATATGCTAACCTTAGAAAGACTAACCTTGAATGGGCTTTTCTTAAATGTGCTTACTTTAGTAAGGCTATTCTTGAAGGAGCTTGTCTTGAAAAAGCTTACCTTGTTGAGACTATAGGCTTATCAGTTGACCAGCTTTCTAGAGTAAAAACACTTTACAATACAGAATTAGACGAAGAGCTGGAGATACCATTGAGAGAGAGGTACCCTGCTCTTTTTGAGAAACCTGATGAATGA
- a CDS encoding transposase encodes MGYDGYKKIKRIKISVLVDLQGLPLSIIIVPANKNDSTLYIPTLKNFKIKRPIGRPVNRPSKVTADAMYDTAKIRKYNRRRGIKSNILVNKRNRKNKKRGRPIKVDQEEYKKKSVVERFFSWIESCKKVFPRYEIKETSYLGVVMIAAIIRLNELLG; translated from the coding sequence ATCGGCTACGATGGATACAAAAAAATAAAAAGAATAAAAATAAGCGTTTTAGTAGACTTACAGGGTTTACCTCTCTCGATTATCATTGTTCCTGCAAATAAAAATGATTCTACACTTTATATACCTACACTTAAAAATTTCAAGATAAAAAGACCTATAGGAAGGCCTGTTAACAGGCCTTCCAAAGTAACAGCTGATGCAATGTATGATACAGCTAAAATTAGAAAATATAACAGGAGAAGAGGAATAAAGTCCAATATACTAGTAAATAAAAGAAATAGGAAAAATAAGAAGAGAGGAAGACCAATAAAGGTAGATCAGGAAGAATACAAAAAGAAAAGCGTAGTAGAAAGGTTCTTTAGTTGGATAGAGTCATGCAAGAAAGTATTTCCGAGATATGAAATTAAAGAGACATCATATTTAGGAGTTGTAATGATAGCAGCAATAATTAGATTAAATGAACTTTTGGGATAG
- a CDS encoding transposase: MSFREIDDVLWNSIEPYLPPQKPHTGRPRANMRKLMNGIFYVVMTGCTWKDVPRRYGSKSTVHRFHLYLCEHGIYPKIFNELLNKGYDLKKIDLSHCFTDTKDIPAKKGEISATMDTKK; encoded by the coding sequence ATGTCCTTTCGTGAAATCGATGACGTTCTATGGAACTCCATAGAACCTTATCTTCCTCCACAGAAACCACATACAGGAAGGCCGCGTGCAAATATGAGGAAGTTAATGAACGGTATTTTTTACGTTGTTATGACTGGTTGTACGTGGAAAGACGTTCCCAGGAGATATGGATCTAAGTCAACAGTTCATAGATTTCATCTATATCTGTGTGAACATGGTATCTATCCGAAGATTTTCAATGAGCTTTTAAACAAAGGTTACGACTTGAAGAAAATAGATCTTTCTCATTGCTTTACTGATACAAAGGATATTCCGGCTAAAAAAGGGGAAATATCGGCTACGATGGATACAAAAAAATAA
- a CDS encoding HAD family phosphatase — MSEMLSLWNETTARKAILDYVNAVTNPESADFVPEAERIAIMDNDGTMWVEKPTYVQIFFAIDRLKQLAESDPKLLNQPSFKAAATGDLAYFSRLDPHIGGNVKELMKIVFDSHAGMSQDNFMLIAKEFLETARHPRFGVLYRDLTYKPMVEFVHYLGDNGFKVFLASGGGMSFMRTVSEEIYNIPRERVIGSNIAFETRLTDEGPVVFRRPGLVDPIDDGPGKPVNIELHIGRKPILTAGNSDGDLHMLWLAQKSGHCSLSLLLRHDDAEREYTYDEGSEKTLQMAEERGWIVISMKDDWKTVF; from the coding sequence ATGTCCGAAATGCTTTCGTTATGGAACGAAACAACAGCTAGGAAAGCAATCCTTGATTACGTTAATGCCGTCACAAATCCTGAAAGCGCTGATTTTGTGCCAGAAGCCGAGCGAATTGCCATAATGGATAACGATGGAACCATGTGGGTGGAGAAGCCCACATATGTCCAGATTTTCTTTGCCATAGATCGACTGAAACAGCTGGCTGAGTCAGATCCTAAACTCCTGAACCAGCCGAGTTTCAAAGCTGCTGCAACAGGCGACCTGGCCTACTTTTCCAGGCTTGATCCCCACATTGGAGGTAATGTTAAGGAGCTGATGAAAATAGTCTTTGATTCTCACGCTGGCATGTCTCAGGATAATTTTATGCTCATAGCTAAAGAATTCCTGGAGACCGCCAGACATCCTCGTTTTGGCGTGCTATACAGGGACCTGACATATAAGCCAATGGTTGAGTTCGTGCATTACCTGGGAGATAACGGCTTCAAGGTCTTCCTGGCATCCGGTGGTGGCATGAGCTTTATGCGTACGGTCTCAGAGGAAATCTACAACATCCCAAGAGAGAGGGTTATTGGCAGCAATATCGCATTTGAGACCCGCCTGACTGATGAGGGGCCGGTAGTATTCCGCAGGCCAGGGCTGGTCGATCCCATTGATGACGGACCAGGCAAGCCGGTAAATATAGAGCTGCATATAGGCCGCAAGCCCATTCTTACCGCTGGCAATTCGGATGGGGACTTGCATATGCTATGGTTGGCACAGAAAAGCGGTCACTGCTCTCTATCGCTACTGCTCCGCCATGATGACGCTGAGCGTGAGTACACCTACGACGAGGGAAGCGAGAAAACTCTGCAGATGGCTGAAGAACGGGGCTGGATAGTGATCAGCATGAAGGATGACTGGAAGACTGTGTTCTAG
- a CDS encoding tetratricopeptide repeat protein, translating to MWTATLSKMGRKDEAEKQYELALKTDHKHVNTHYNYGVLFSKMGRKDEAEMQYQLAKNSLVSVK from the coding sequence TTGTGGACAGCAACCCTATCTAAAATGGGGCGCAAGGATGAAGCTGAAAAGCAATATGAGCTTGCTCTAAAAACTGACCATAAACATGTAAACACACATTACAATTACGGAGTTCTTTTTTCTAAAATGGGACGTAAAGACGAAGCCGAAATGCAGTATCAGCTTGCAAAAAATTCATTGGTATCAGTTAAATAG